A single Syngnathus acus chromosome 8, fSynAcu1.2, whole genome shotgun sequence DNA region contains:
- the grid2ipa gene encoding delphilin isoform X1 produces MRRFLSRKGRFSLRQSKSGTRSASRDFFLGLPATNQNWPEAFGFRLGGTGPSYILSVVESSSAFLAGLQPGDQVVDIEGQDVTNLSTPALIALAQTLKTVPPSIGVVSRIEQIDITPGPDGRFGFTIVGDSPLTVEDCVADGAAARAGLKAGDYVLEVNGIPVKRHETAAVMIKAAQGRPLRLGVLSIARRPKRLSSSMRVLSQSSDSIRESRAHKAMEFNKKVEEVLGEEPDLKEQLFDVLKQYAADRHVESLAEALPDILVTERHRQLIESVRIFIPKKHRERFDEVVSQSPMSRLKGRSFSDPSRSDLRRSRGEAHPERPAVSTRASSVPRTHADEGYAPLPRGMRKTTSLIAGHSGGSTTNCRTVRVCKGNMSFGFTLRGHAPVWIDSVIPGSAADKAGLKPGDRILFLNGLDMRTSSHEKVVSMLQGSGAMPTLVVEDGPPSFSMSEQDLTGGGISTERARSPALGSLRWVAEILPPSIRVHGRTFGQQLEHLLTIQERYTVCKALESFFQHRNVDTLIVDAFPVLDTPAKQVIWQFVYQLLTYEEQEHCQSKISRFLGFKAPAPPAPPPPPPEPEVAPEPHRRSSSMRVTGTMYRSSVRGRSSDDLLIGTNLSMGFRADSLLEAGMRLAPGERQSGDGTSLPETPNNLANLSAVYAELENMYAAKRSKSLKTRPPPAPETLLEVDSPSRATSPTTRAHTGSRKGLPPALTWPEPLPSPPLTQFYPSGLISQNSGESNPYMSLDSPPPSPPELIDLPSSPPPHRSSKRRYTFSKPPRSEDTDRFLDALSEQLGQHVAIVDDFLTPENDYEEEFGQVAFPDDDDEEEEEEDNDEQLGMDEEESGGFVGPELSSPSDIQSSSGDDNASSLTYSSSSDHIPPPPMTPPPPPPVQFNDAPAPPAAPAPSHPPAPPPQQQASYSPENPPRAYLPIRRKSGPPPPPPPRSNPPPKRHSLHKVLPSEEGLQVQAAIQELKAYQEQQSYKEQQEYQERQAYEELKAFEEHQAFQEQQSYQEQLFKERQAYEEHKALEELKAFEEQMFEEQRAFQQRQAHDFQDQKAYEDQVIQQIYQSHHSMPAQPTQQKSHSPLALQQLHQSLPPLPAPEASNHHSRHPLCMMLQQQQVQPGHHRRLSRSAPPPHHPPPLPTANPSRQYPEDVYQSHQSHQSLRAQPHHASAEMLHHPSAEMIQILQHAQVHQPPQQMQQPSSHYSSAEIFHQPKIHHSSMELLHQPHQMMQRQPHHSSTELLHQGQQLHRGQPHHSSSELLDRSQQKQQVKPHHHSSSELLHHIQKEPPCQPLQMNRESRSQQSRRSLKSQPQPQGSAQGPPVHQRHRPQPIKPSPQRPHSIQQTRHHSATPHIHHIRHMTPQPPPQDYQHQIQVIHPPQQAHRPHPLLSTFQPLQPQQPVLSSFQPPSQREQAQSATQTTRPHSQPSHHLMQQQQPQGQSQHEAIQSPIQPQSLPPSLSEPPPPPPPPLPPPCSPPPLPRPTLSRMDSHHMSVKRLRWEQVENSEGTIWGQLGANSDHEKLHDMVKYLDLEMHFGTQKGSLLFSAPEPLAQLETFRKKDVIEILSHKKAYNASILMAHLKLSPGELRQVLLSMNSDRLQPSHIKQLLLYAPDANEVKKYQDYSEDPGKLSEPDQFVLQMLSVPEYKTRLESLLFKCSLQEKTEELRGAYECINKASSELRSSKKLAKILEFVLAMGNYLNSSQPKSNKTTGFKINFLTELSTTKTVDGKSTFLHILVKSLCHHFPDVLDFSKDLTTVPLAAKVNQRTITSDLNDMHGAIRNIRSACQKMPASAEDRFAAVMSTFLENSHPAVQSLESLQQSSLEEFSQTASYFGEDGKSTNTEAFFGIFADFVSKFERVLSDHQAAENPKSPRSPRMASPLAW; encoded by the exons ATGAGGCGTTTCCTGAGCCGAAAGGGTCGCTTCTCCCTGCGCCAGAGCAAGTCCGGCACCCGCAGCGCTTCCAGAGATTTCT TTCTTGGTCTTCCCGCTACCAATCAGAACTGGCCCGAGGCTTTCGGCTTCCGACTGGGCGGCACCGGGCCCAGCTACATCTTGTCGGTGGTGGAGAGCAGCAGCGCCTTCCTGGCGGGCCTGCAGCCCGGCGACCAGGTGGTGGACATCGAGGGCCAGGACGTGACCAACCTCAGCACCCCGGCACTGATCGCGCTAGCTCAAACCCTCAAAACGGTGCCGCCCAGCATCGGCGTGGTGTCGCGCATTGAACAG ATTGACATCACTCCCGGTCCAGACGGCCGCTTCGGCTTCACCATCGTGGGCGACAGCCCTTTGACGGTGGAGGACTGCGTGGCCGATGGTGCGGCCGCCCGTGCCGGCCTCAAGGCTGGCGACTATGTCCTAGAGGTCAACGGCATTCCGGTCAAGCGTCACGAGACAGCGGCCGTCATGATCAAAGCGGCGCAGGGTCGTCCTCTGCGTCTGGGCGTGCTCAGCATAGCACGCCGGCCCAAGCGGCTGAGTAGCAGCATGAGGGTCCTCTCGCAGAGCAGCGACAGCATCAGGGAGAGTCGCGCGCACAAGGCCATGGAGTTCAACAAGAAG GTGGAGGAGGTGCTGGGTGAGGAGCCAGATTTGAAGGAGCAGCTCTTTGACGTCTTGAAGCAGTACGCCGCCGATCGCCACGTGGAGAGCCTGGCCGAGGCGCTGCCGGACATCCTCGTCACAGAGCGCCATCGGCAGCTCATCGAAAGTGTCAG GATCTTCATTCCCAAGAAGCACCGGGAGCGTTTTGACGAGGTGGTTTCCCAGAGCCCGATGAGTCGTCTAAAGGGGCGGAGCTTCAGCGACCCCAGCCGTAGCGACCTGCGCCGCAGCCGCGGCGAGGCTCATCCCGAGCGCCCGGCGGTCTCCACACGCGCCAGTTCGGTGCCGCGCACGCACGCGGACGAAGGCTACGCCCCCCTGCCCCGTGGCATGCGCAAGACCACCTCGCTCATAGCCGGACACTCGGGCGGATCGACAACCAACTGCAG GACGGTGAGAGTGTGCAAAGGCAACATGAGCTTCGGCTTCACTCTCAGGGGTCACGCCCCTGTGTGGATCGACTCTGTCATCCCGG GCAGCGCAGCAGACAAGGCTGGTCTTAAACCAGGAGACCGCATCCTGTTCCTCAACGGACTTGATATGAG GACCTCCTCCCATGAGAAGGTGGTGTCCATGCTGCAAGGAAGCGGCGCCATGCCCACCCTGGTTGTGGAGGACGGCCCGCCCTCTTTCAGCATGTCAGAGCAGGACTTGACAGGGGGCGGCATTTCCACAGAGCGCGCGCGCTCCCCCGCGCTCGGCTCCCTGCGCTGGGTGGCCGAGATACTGCCACCGAGCATCCGAGTCCACGGACGCACCTTCGGGCAGCAGCTGGAGCACCTGCTGACCATCCAGGAAAGGTACACAGTCTGCAAGGCTCTGGAGAGCTTCTTCCAGCACAG gaATGTGGATACGCTGATCGTGGATGCCTTCCCGGTGCTGGATACGCCGGCCAAGCAGGTCATCTGGCAATTTGTTTACcagctgctgacgtatgaagAGCAAGAACACTGCCAAAGCAAAATCTCACGCTTTCTTGGATTCAAGGCGCCAG CTCCACCagcaccccctccccctccaccaGAGCCCGAGGTTGCCCCCGAGCCCCATCGCCGCAGCAGCTCCATGAGGGTGACGGGCACCATGTACAGGAGCAGTGTGAGGGGGCGGAGCTCTGACGACTTGCTCATTGGCACAAACTTGAGCATGG GCTTCCGTGCAGACTCGCTACTGGAAGCCGGAATGCGGTTGGCTCCAGGAGAAAGACAATCAGGCGATGGGACCTCTCTTCCCGAGACTCCCAACAACCTCGCCAAT CTGTCAGCCGTGTACGCCGAACTGGAAAACATGTACGCGGCCAAGAGATCCAAGTCCCTGAAGACTCGCCCTCCTCCCGCCCCTGAGACTTTGCTGGAAGTGGACTCCCCCTCCCGCGCAACTTCCCCGACAACGCGTGCTCACACAG GTAGCCGCAAAGGCCTCCCGCCCGCTCTAACCTGGCCAGAGCCTCTTCCGAGCCCTCCCCTTACCCAATTCTACCCATCAGGCCTGATCAGCCAGAACAGCGGGGAGTCCAACCCCTACATGAGCCTGGATAGCCCACCACCCTCACCACCGGAGCTCATTGATTTGCCGTCGAGTCCGCCGCCACACCGCAGCAGCAAACGTCGATATACTTTCTCCAAACCGCCGCGGTCCGAAGATACTGACCGCTTTCTGGACGCGCTGAGCGAGCAGCTGGGCCAGCACGTGGCAATTGTTGATGACTTTCTCACTCCTGAAAACGACTACGAAGAG GAGTTTGGGCAGGTGGCATTCccagatgatgatgacgaggaggaggaggaggaagataaTGATGAACAGTTAGGCATGGACGAAGAAGAAAGCGGAGGATTCGTGGGTCCCGAGTTGAGCAGCCCGAGCGACATCCAAAGCAGCAGCGGGGACGATAATGCTTCCTCCCTCACCTATTCCTCCTCTTCCGACCACATCCCTCCGCCCCCCATGacgcctcctccacctccacctGTTCAGTTCAATGATGCGCCGGCTCCTCCAGCTGCACCTGCGCCGTCTCATccaccagcaccaccaccacagcaGCAGGCTAGCTACAGCCCTGAAAACCCGCCGAGAGCTTACCTGCCCATCCGCCGGAAATCTGGCCCgcctcccccacccccgcccCGCAGCAACCCGCCACCAAAACGACACTCCTTGCATAAAGTGCTGCCGTCCGAAGAGGGGCTGCAGGTCCAGGCTGCCATACAGGAGCTAAAGGCCTATCAAGAGCAGCAGTCCTACAAGGAGCAACAAGAGTATCAAGAAAGGCAAGCATATGAAGAGCTGAAGGCCTTTGAGGAACATCAGGCCTTCCAGGAGCAGCAGTCATATCAGGAGCAACTGTTCAAGGAGAGACAAGCCTATGAAGAGCACAAGGCCTTGGAGGAGCTCAAAGCCTTTGAGGAGCAAATGTTTGAGGAGCAACGAGCATTCCAGCAAAGACAAGCGCATGACTTCCAGGACCAAAAAGCTTACGAGGACCAAGTGATACAGCAGATCTACCAGAGCCACCACTCAATGCCCGCCCAGCCCACCCAGCAGAAATCCCACTCACCACTAGCACTCCAGCAGCTACACCAGTCTTTACCGCCACTTCCTGCACCGGAAGCCTCCAACCACCACTCTCGCCATCCTCTGTGCATgatgctgcagcagcagcaagtgcAGCCCGGACACCACCGACGTCTATCCCGGTCGGCCCCGCCTCCGCATCACCCGCCCCCCCTTCCCACGGCTAACCCGAGTCGGCAGTATCCCGAGGATGTTTACCAAAGCCACCAAAGCCACCAAAGCCTCAGGGCCCAGCCTCACCATGCCTCAGCCGAGATGCTCCACCATCCCTCGGCGGAGATGATCCAGATCTTGCAACATGCGCAGGTCCACCAACCACCGCAGCAGATGCAACAACCCAGCAGCCACTACTCCTCTGCAGAAATCTTCCACCAGCCCAAGATCCATCACTCCTCTATGGAACTCCTCCATCAACCTCACCAGATGATGCAGAGGCAGCCTCACCACTCATCCACGGAACTTCTCCATCAAGGCCAGCAGTTGCACAGGGGGCAGCCCCACCATTCA TCCAGCGAGCTACTTGACCGGTCCCAACAGAAGCAACAAGTCAAGCCGCATCATCACTCCTCCAGCGAGCTGCTGCATCACATCCAGAAAGAGCCTCCCTGCCAGCCGCTTCAGATGAACCGAGAAAGCCGTTCGCAGCAGAGCCGCCGAAGTCTTAAAAGTCAGCCCCAGCCCCAAGGCTCAGCACAAGGGCCGCCAGTACACCAAAGGCATCGCCCCCAACCCATCAAGCCGTCCCCCCAGAGGCCCCATTCCATTCAGCAGACTCGCCACCATTCGGCCACGCCTCACATCCATCACATCCGCCACATGACCCCGCAACCTCCGCCACAGGATTACCAGCACCAGATTCAAGTGATCCATCCGCCGCAGCAAGCCCACCGGCCACACCCGCTTCTGTCTACGTTCCAGCCTCTCCAGCCGCAGCAGCCCGTGCTCTCCTCCTTCCAGCCTCCGAGCCAGCGCGAGCAGGCCCAGTCGGCCACCCAGACCACCCGCCCCCATTCCCAGCCCTCCCATCACctgatgcagcagcagcagccccaGGGCCAGTCCCAGCACGAAGCAATACAGAGCCCAATTCAGCCCCAGTCGCTCCCCCCATCTCTATCTGAGCCACCtccacccccaccaccacctctgCCTCCACCCTGCTCCCCTCCGCCATTACCCCGGCCCACCCTCTCCAGGATGGACTCCCATCACATGAGTGTCAAGAGGCTGCGCTGGGAGCAAGTGGAGAACTCGGAAGGCACTATCTGGGGCCAG TTGGGCGCAAATTCTGACCACGAGAAGCTGCATGACATGGTGAAGTATTTGGACCTGGAGATGCACTTTGGGACACAGAAAGGGTCTC TCTTGTTTTCAGCGCCGGAGCCCTTGGCACAACTGGAAACATTTAGGAAAAAGGATGTAATTGAAATTCTGTCCCACAAGAAGGCCTACAATGCAT CCATCCTGATGGCCCACCTGAAGCTGTCCCCCGGAGAGCTGCGTCAGGTGCTGCTGAGCATGAACTCCGACAGGCTGCAGCCATCGCACATTAAACAGCTGCTGCTATATGCCCCCGACGCCAACGAGGTAAAAAAGTACCAAGACTACAGCGAGGACCCTGGCAAACTCAGCGAGCCCGACCAGTTTGTACTGCAG ATGCTGTCAGTGCCTGAGTACAAGACCCGCCTGGAGAGCCTCCTCTTCAAGTGCTCACTACAGGAGAAGACAGAAGAGCTGAGGGGAGCCTACGAATGCATCAACAAGGCCTCCTCGGAGCTCAGGAGCAGCAAGAAGCTTGCAAAGATTCTCGAG TTCGTGTTGGCCATGGGGAACTACTTGAATAGCAGCCAGCCCAAAAGCAACAAGACAACTGGCTTCAAGATCAATTTCCTGACAGAG CTGAGCACAACGAAGACGGTGGACGGGAAGTCGACGTTCCTGCACATTCTGGTCAAGTCGTTGTGCCATCACTTTCCCGACGTGCTGGATTTTTCCAAAGATCTCACCACGGTTCCTCTCGCAGCCAAAG TCAACCAAAGGACGATCACATCCGATTTGAACGACATGCACGGAGCCATCCGTAACATCCGCTCGGCCTGTCAGAAAATGCCCGCGAGCGCCGAGGACCGCTTTGCCGCCGTCATGAGT ACCTTTCTAGAAAACAGTCATCCGGCCGTGCAGTCTCTGGAGTCCCTCCAGCAGAGCTCTCTGGAAGAGTTTTCTCAAACGGCCTCCTACTTCGGGGAGGACGGCAAAAGCACCAACACGGAGGCCTTCTTTGGCATCTTTGCTGACTTTGTCAGCAAGTTCGAG AGGGTTCTCAGCGATCACCAGGCAGCTGAAAACCCCAAAAGCCCGAGAAGTCCTCGAATGGCCTCCCCGCTTGCCTGGTAG